In one window of Leptospira sp. WS92.C1 DNA:
- a CDS encoding ABC transporter ATP-binding protein, with the protein MSLNVENLHKVYTGFSGPLKRILNVLTLGFFGNDVRYDALKDISFHVEPGEIVGLIGRNGAGKSTLLKILTGVSSYASGKITKSGSLRSILELGVGFNPELSGEENLYYNGLVWGLSPNEIQSSMEEIFEFSGLKEFKNIPIKQYSSGMVMRLGFALATFARPDILIVDEALAVGDASFQQKCLQRFRSFQENGTLTLIVSHDLELLKSVCSRVLILEKGKLVFDGDPVEGFREYMQIIADSGVGEDTILPLQKDSAIESLSLSLRYKGQTNPKILPVGAEIEIKIAAQFKKKIPDLTVGFHIDDARGIRAFGTNTYHLGNSLKEIKLDETVSASFELPLNLSAGKYSLGIALHEGDNHVGNSYLWKDGVLSFELERLDLPKFEGSAWLPVKSSLKKDTKP; encoded by the coding sequence TTGAGCCTAAACGTAGAAAATCTCCACAAGGTTTATACCGGATTCAGCGGTCCTTTGAAACGAATTCTAAACGTTCTGACTCTCGGCTTTTTTGGTAACGACGTTCGATACGACGCGCTCAAGGACATCAGCTTCCACGTGGAACCGGGCGAAATCGTAGGTTTGATCGGAAGAAATGGCGCCGGAAAATCCACTCTCTTAAAAATACTCACCGGGGTTTCATCCTATGCTTCCGGAAAAATCACAAAATCGGGTTCCCTGCGATCCATCTTGGAATTGGGGGTCGGATTTAATCCCGAACTTTCCGGAGAGGAAAATTTATACTACAACGGCCTTGTCTGGGGTCTGAGTCCGAATGAAATCCAATCTTCGATGGAGGAAATTTTCGAATTTTCCGGTTTAAAAGAATTTAAGAATATTCCAATTAAACAATATTCCTCCGGGATGGTGATGCGATTGGGTTTTGCACTTGCAACGTTTGCAAGACCCGATATTCTGATCGTGGACGAAGCCCTTGCCGTGGGTGACGCGAGTTTTCAACAAAAATGTCTACAACGGTTTCGTTCGTTTCAGGAGAATGGAACCCTGACCTTGATTGTGAGTCACGATCTGGAACTTTTAAAATCCGTTTGTTCCCGGGTTTTGATCCTCGAAAAAGGGAAGTTGGTTTTTGACGGGGATCCGGTGGAAGGTTTTCGAGAATACATGCAAATCATTGCGGATTCCGGAGTCGGAGAAGACACCATTCTCCCCTTACAAAAGGATTCAGCGATCGAAAGTCTCTCCTTGAGCTTGAGATACAAGGGTCAAACGAATCCTAAAATTCTTCCGGTAGGAGCCGAGATCGAAATCAAAATTGCGGCCCAGTTTAAAAAGAAAATTCCGGATCTTACGGTCGGCTTTCACATAGACGACGCGAGGGGAATCCGAGCTTTTGGAACCAATACGTATCATCTTGGAAATTCACTCAAAGAGATCAAGTTAGACGAAACCGTCTCCGCAAGTTTTGAATTGCCTCTCAATCTTTCCGCAGGTAAGTATTCTCTCGGAATTGCTCTGCACGAAGGAGACAACCACGTCGGAAACAGTTATCTCTGGAAAGACGGGGTTTTATCTTTCGAATTGGAAAGACTCGATCTGCCTAAATTCGAAGGATCCGCTTGGCTTCCCGTTAAAAGCAGTCTGAAAAAAGACACTAAACCCTGA
- a CDS encoding UDP-glucose/GDP-mannose dehydrogenase family protein, producing MKVCVIGSGYVGLVAGACFAEYGNQVICVDKDETKIINLKKGIIPIYEPGLSELVLNNWKEKRLEFTTSLKEGVEKSDIIFIAVGTPTLPDGSSDLSAVFAVAREIGKSINGYKVIVDKSTVPVGTAAQVKAIIANETKEEFDVVSNPEFLKEGAAIDDFMRPERVVIGSDTQKASDLIAQLYAPFVLNGNPILRMGVVSAELTKYACNAFLATKISFSNEIANLCETVGANYEDVRKGMGTDSRIGRQFLYAGIGYGGSCFPKDVRALIKTSEDEGAPLQIIRKVEEVNEAQKLRLYDKIVKFYGESGLAGKTLAVWGLSFKPGTDDMREAPSIPLILKLHDKNVKLQVYDPVSKETSAVYFQGKVEYSEDAYSALKGADALLLLTEWREFREPDFGKIKTLLKSNVIFDGRNQYSPELMKKEGFQYFSIGKPNV from the coding sequence ATGAAAGTTTGCGTGATTGGAAGCGGTTATGTCGGCTTGGTTGCCGGAGCTTGTTTTGCAGAATATGGAAATCAGGTGATTTGCGTCGATAAAGACGAAACAAAGATTATAAATCTTAAAAAAGGAATCATTCCTATCTATGAACCGGGTCTTTCCGAGCTGGTCCTCAATAACTGGAAAGAAAAAAGGTTAGAATTTACGACCTCTCTCAAAGAAGGCGTAGAAAAGTCGGATATCATTTTTATTGCTGTGGGAACTCCCACTCTTCCAGACGGATCTTCCGATCTTTCCGCCGTATTCGCTGTTGCGAGAGAAATCGGAAAGTCGATCAACGGATACAAGGTAATTGTGGACAAGTCCACGGTTCCGGTCGGAACTGCGGCACAGGTCAAGGCGATCATCGCAAACGAAACCAAAGAAGAATTCGACGTGGTTTCCAATCCTGAATTCTTAAAAGAAGGCGCGGCCATAGACGACTTTATGCGTCCGGAAAGAGTCGTGATCGGATCGGATACTCAGAAAGCGAGCGACTTGATCGCACAACTCTATGCCCCTTTTGTCTTGAACGGAAATCCTATTTTGAGAATGGGTGTCGTCTCCGCCGAACTTACGAAGTATGCGTGTAATGCGTTTCTTGCGACGAAAATTTCATTCTCCAATGAGATCGCAAATCTTTGTGAAACGGTCGGCGCCAATTACGAAGACGTCCGTAAAGGAATGGGAACCGATTCTAGAATCGGAAGACAGTTTTTATATGCGGGAATCGGATACGGCGGTTCTTGTTTTCCAAAAGACGTTCGCGCTCTGATCAAAACCTCCGAAGACGAGGGCGCTCCCTTACAAATCATCCGCAAAGTAGAAGAAGTCAACGAGGCTCAAAAACTCAGACTCTATGATAAAATCGTAAAGTTCTATGGAGAATCGGGCCTGGCTGGAAAAACCTTAGCCGTTTGGGGACTTTCTTTTAAACCCGGAACGGACGATATGAGAGAGGCTCCTTCGATTCCCCTCATTCTAAAATTACATGATAAAAACGTAAAGTTACAGGTTTATGATCCGGTTTCCAAGGAAACATCCGCGGTTTACTTTCAAGGAAAAGTAGAATATTCCGAGGACGCATACTCCGCGTTGAAAGGTGCGGACGCGCTTCTTCTATTGACCGAATGGAGAGAATTCAGGGAGCCCGATTTCGGAAAGATCAAAACTCTTCTGAAGTCCAACGTGATCTTTGACGGAAGAAATCAATATTCTCCCGAGCTCATGAAAAAAGAAGGGTTTCAGTATTTTTCGATCGGCAAACCCAATGTCTGA
- the pssA gene encoding CDP-diacylglycerol--serine O-phosphatidyltransferase, translating to MKLKLGWVPNTITLGNLTMGFSAMLVASEAGSKGGSELQAYTLAGFFILLAALCDGLDGMVARALNATSELGADLDSLADLTAFGIAPGYLMYQMVLSEYKIDVFGKEDLFPIGMLIAAIFPICAAYRLARFNVAHDPKSFTGLPSPVAGVTVGFFPIFLNANSAPHWLTIFGFVLIAVLMVSNIRYSKPQAAIRSKLNPTRVFLLIGGITLLLVLVGLNRWPWLIYGLIFFYIFSGIMTFLIHLIQEFRVKLD from the coding sequence ATGAAACTCAAACTAGGTTGGGTTCCCAATACAATCACCCTGGGAAATCTCACGATGGGGTTCAGTGCAATGTTGGTCGCTTCCGAAGCCGGATCCAAAGGCGGAAGTGAATTACAGGCTTACACACTCGCAGGCTTTTTTATCTTACTCGCGGCTCTCTGCGACGGACTCGATGGAATGGTTGCCCGCGCTCTCAATGCAACCTCCGAATTGGGAGCCGATTTGGACAGTCTCGCGGACCTCACGGCGTTTGGAATCGCCCCCGGATATCTGATGTATCAGATGGTTCTTTCGGAATACAAGATTGACGTATTTGGAAAGGAAGATCTGTTTCCGATCGGAATGTTGATCGCCGCTATTTTCCCGATCTGTGCCGCGTATCGTCTCGCAAGATTTAACGTGGCTCACGATCCGAAATCCTTCACAGGACTTCCTTCGCCCGTCGCGGGAGTAACTGTGGGATTTTTTCCGATTTTTTTAAACGCGAACTCCGCTCCTCATTGGCTTACGATTTTCGGATTTGTTTTAATCGCAGTATTGATGGTCTCCAACATACGTTATTCGAAACCGCAAGCCGCGATCCGATCCAAACTCAATCCCACGAGAGTTTTTTTATTGATCGGTGGGATCACCTTACTTCTTGTATTGGTCGGACTCAACCGATGGCCTTGGCTGATCTACGGATTGATTTTCTTTTATATCTTTTCCGGAATCATGACCTTCTTGATCCATTTGATTCAGGAATTCAGAGTCAAACTGGATTAA
- a CDS encoding TolC family protein translates to MGNYENTNSFEDRFVFLRYLKTFLVFGIVSVVFAVPYPTHAQVDVIPLESAFTAEEEKKKSNSNQTEKTPEQPKDQTEKQTQSPIGLQSAPFIGKVIDWDVERLTEYAVSNNPLYLAEKQNMGIERGKVITASLSRNPILQFQQQFIGIPGGGSSNPQILGANGSQGGNTEIAPGLYQDLDVYGIISLRSKVAKKSFEAVLGEFDNFDRLFRLRLRQNYWAYLFLTNLVDYNKEFYENYSDLLELTKFRVEKGDISPLEFERLELERIQVEKFYRDALVRRQIVEKELRILSGIRESEGIFAFNTEMKFKSLEDLGLRLKDSTVAAVNRPDIAALEERVKEKKLNIDLQRRESLGYLQVGGEWRIKGNEHYAGVFATLPIPLNDRGQGKVLSAKEEHKKFELALEAKKREVNEEIEASKKELLAREDLLAKYERINLLQKNKQLEQKSRIAYVRGASDQVTFLQAEKNYLIVLRDYYEVLYLYYNAVEIYKAAIGKKTERD, encoded by the coding sequence ATGGGCAATTACGAGAATACAAATTCTTTCGAAGATCGTTTTGTATTTCTTCGATATCTGAAAACCTTTTTGGTTTTTGGAATTGTAAGCGTTGTGTTTGCGGTTCCTTATCCGACCCATGCGCAAGTTGACGTAATCCCCCTCGAATCTGCTTTCACAGCAGAAGAGGAAAAAAAGAAATCGAATTCCAATCAAACCGAAAAGACGCCGGAACAACCGAAGGATCAAACCGAAAAACAAACACAATCTCCGATCGGTTTGCAATCCGCCCCTTTTATCGGAAAAGTTATAGACTGGGATGTGGAAAGACTTACGGAATACGCGGTCTCAAACAATCCTTTGTATCTCGCGGAAAAACAAAACATGGGGATCGAAAGAGGAAAGGTGATTACCGCCTCGCTTTCTAGAAATCCCATTCTTCAATTTCAACAACAGTTTATCGGAATTCCGGGCGGGGGTTCTTCTAACCCTCAGATCCTCGGTGCCAACGGTTCGCAAGGTGGGAATACGGAGATCGCCCCTGGTCTCTATCAGGACTTGGACGTTTACGGAATCATCTCCTTGAGATCGAAGGTGGCAAAAAAATCCTTTGAAGCCGTGTTGGGAGAATTTGATAATTTCGACAGACTCTTTCGTCTTCGTCTCAGACAAAACTATTGGGCGTATTTGTTTTTAACCAATTTAGTAGATTATAATAAAGAATTTTACGAAAACTATAGCGATCTTTTGGAATTGACCAAGTTTAGAGTGGAAAAGGGAGACATTTCCCCTCTCGAATTTGAACGACTCGAACTCGAACGGATTCAGGTTGAAAAATTTTACAGAGACGCGTTGGTTCGTAGACAGATTGTGGAAAAGGAACTCCGAATTCTTTCGGGAATCAGGGAGTCCGAAGGAATTTTCGCGTTTAACACAGAAATGAAATTCAAATCTCTGGAAGATCTGGGTTTACGTCTCAAGGATTCCACTGTAGCCGCTGTCAATCGTCCGGACATTGCGGCTCTGGAAGAGAGGGTCAAAGAAAAGAAATTGAATATCGATCTCCAAAGAAGGGAAAGTCTCGGGTATCTTCAAGTCGGCGGGGAATGGAGAATCAAGGGAAACGAACACTACGCTGGTGTATTTGCTACACTTCCGATTCCTCTAAATGATAGAGGTCAGGGGAAGGTTCTTTCTGCAAAGGAAGAGCACAAAAAATTCGAATTGGCTCTCGAAGCTAAAAAAAGAGAAGTCAACGAAGAGATCGAAGCCTCCAAAAAAGAGTTGCTTGCACGAGAAGATCTTCTCGCAAAATACGAAAGAATCAATTTATTACAAAAAAACAAACAGCTGGAACAAAAATCCAGGATAGCGTATGTCCGGGGTGCATCCGATCAGGTTACCTTCCTTCAGGCAGAAAAGAATTATCTTATCGTTCTTAGGGATTACTATGAAGTATTGTATCTCTACTACAATGCAGTGGAAATTTATAAGGCTGCGATCGGAAAAAAAACAGAGAGGGATTAA
- the lexA gene encoding transcriptional repressor LexA, with protein sequence MKDLTDKQQAVLTFITGIIKDRGFPPTIREIGDEFGITAKGAYDHLKAIEKKGYLKTAKNQSRAIELIRQSPMESLPVQATSIPVLGRVAAGLPIFADENIESYIPVPDEMVGVNVPTYALRVQGDSMIDAGINDGDIAIIEKRDIARNGEIVVAMIEDEATLKVYYKEQDQIRLEARNSKYKPIRTKKAIVIGKLIGLYRIY encoded by the coding sequence ATGAAAGATCTAACGGACAAACAACAGGCCGTTCTCACATTTATTACAGGAATCATCAAGGACCGTGGCTTTCCTCCTACAATCCGAGAAATCGGTGACGAGTTTGGAATTACAGCAAAAGGTGCCTATGACCATCTCAAGGCGATTGAAAAAAAAGGGTATCTTAAGACCGCCAAGAATCAATCACGAGCGATCGAGCTCATTCGCCAGAGTCCGATGGAATCTCTTCCAGTTCAGGCTACCAGCATTCCGGTTCTCGGTCGAGTTGCGGCCGGTCTTCCTATCTTTGCCGATGAAAATATAGAATCTTACATTCCTGTTCCGGATGAAATGGTGGGAGTCAACGTTCCTACATACGCGCTTCGGGTTCAGGGAGATTCGATGATCGATGCCGGGATCAACGACGGAGATATCGCAATCATCGAAAAAAGGGACATTGCGCGAAACGGCGAAATCGTAGTCGCCATGATCGAAGACGAGGCGACGTTAAAAGTATATTACAAAGAACAGGACCAAATTCGCCTCGAAGCAAGAAATTCAAAATACAAACCGATCCGCACGAAGAAAGCAATCGTGATCGGAAAGCTCATCGGGTTGTATAGAATTTACTGA
- a CDS encoding RadC family protein, whose translation MKSSGKLSERLGSFPDPRTRIAYEAESLEDWELLAVLLGRGNRAQPIEDLSREVLHQCRGLGGLLQKKISDLTQIPGIGNAKATALIAAIEFARRLKWEALKGRVYSATQLINFLSTSLIPKNRECFVLITLSPEGTVLRAEIVAVGGLEEVGVQTRDLLKIVLNDAASAVIIAHNHPESSSKPSKEDIWIYKNFGQLLHSLGIRLLDQWIFGIDGIYSCKEGKVL comes from the coding sequence TTGAAGTCTAGCGGAAAACTCTCAGAGAGGTTGGGTTCTTTTCCCGATCCCAGAACGCGGATTGCGTATGAAGCCGAGTCCTTAGAAGATTGGGAACTCTTGGCGGTACTTCTGGGGAGAGGGAATCGAGCTCAACCAATCGAGGATCTGAGTCGCGAGGTTTTGCATCAATGCAGAGGACTTGGTGGTCTTCTTCAAAAAAAGATTTCGGATCTCACACAAATTCCGGGTATCGGAAACGCGAAGGCGACTGCGCTCATCGCCGCCATTGAATTTGCGAGACGCCTCAAGTGGGAAGCACTGAAAGGTAGGGTTTATTCCGCAACACAACTGATCAACTTTCTCTCTACCAGTTTAATTCCTAAAAATCGGGAATGTTTTGTTTTGATCACCCTCTCCCCGGAAGGAACCGTCCTACGTGCGGAAATTGTTGCCGTTGGCGGTTTGGAGGAAGTAGGGGTTCAAACCCGAGATCTTCTCAAGATCGTTTTAAATGACGCCGCTTCTGCGGTGATCATCGCGCACAATCATCCGGAATCCAGTTCCAAACCCAGCAAAGAAGACATTTGGATTTATAAAAATTTCGGCCAACTCCTCCATTCGCTTGGAATACGGCTCTTAGACCAATGGATTTTTGGAATTGACGGGATCTATTCCTGCAAGGAAGGTAAGGTTCTCTAG
- a CDS encoding ABC transporter permease, with the protein MLKNLPILWILVRRDYALQFAGSALGISWMLVQNLSLILIYTIVFLFLNIKGNPDLASDFIGYAFSGLLFWVPLQEYMIRGTSILTENRQLIKRSPLGPEIFLWIPFVQMLIHFLVTAVPVVIVLIAFGKLNLRLFPLTIPVMFGVGYLLSFLQGYLARANVILRDITPLIRLFSQFFFWSLPILYLSTGFLHSINVWNPLNFPLELFRSVLLNDVVSVFHWKEFLPYLILFPVIGVVCRSKFHSVILDHL; encoded by the coding sequence GTGTTGAAAAATTTACCGATTCTTTGGATCTTAGTGAGAAGAGACTACGCGTTACAATTTGCGGGAAGCGCACTCGGAATCTCCTGGATGCTTGTCCAAAATCTCAGTCTTATTCTCATCTATACGATCGTTTTTCTTTTTCTCAATATAAAAGGAAATCCCGATCTTGCGTCGGATTTTATAGGATATGCGTTCAGCGGACTTTTGTTCTGGGTTCCGCTTCAGGAATACATGATTCGTGGGACCTCCATTTTGACCGAAAACCGTCAGTTGATCAAAAGATCTCCTTTGGGTCCCGAGATCTTTCTTTGGATTCCATTTGTTCAAATGCTGATTCATTTTCTCGTGACTGCGGTTCCGGTCGTTATTGTTTTGATCGCATTCGGAAAATTGAATCTACGATTGTTTCCTCTCACCATTCCGGTAATGTTCGGCGTAGGATATCTTTTGTCTTTTTTACAGGGATATTTAGCGCGAGCGAACGTGATTTTAAGGGACATCACACCTTTGATCCGATTGTTCTCTCAGTTTTTTTTCTGGTCCTTGCCGATCCTGTATCTTTCCACCGGATTTTTACATTCCATAAACGTATGGAATCCTCTCAATTTTCCGTTGGAACTATTTCGATCGGTTTTGTTAAACGATGTCGTTTCCGTATTTCATTGGAAAGAGTTTCTACCGTATCTGATTCTCTTTCCGGTGATCGGAGTCGTATGTCGTTCTAAATTTCATTCCGTAATTCTGGATCATCTTTGA
- the tsaD gene encoding tRNA (adenosine(37)-N6)-threonylcarbamoyltransferase complex transferase subunit TsaD, whose amino-acid sequence MIGMGIETSCDETSIGIVRDGKELLSLRIFSQIDMHKPYGGIVPEIASRAHLEKINLLLEEAIAEAQISFEDLSYVAVTSSPGLTGSLMVGAQMARCIHMVYGTPILPVCHLQSHFAVLHLEGVPTEFPVLGLLLSGGNSAIYTLKEFGRMELVGDTMDDALGEAFDKVAGLLDLPYPGGPYIETKANEYSPSIDEKPILPPLLRNLPQDQVSFSFSGLKTAVMVLLEKQKEISKEQVCWNFQNSAFDLVERNLKRAIAKTGIRRVFAAGGVLANSTLQKRLQSWAKMNSVELFSPKKKIYCTDNGAMVATLGYYLFRKGYKRDIDFTVSPSRQEIFS is encoded by the coding sequence ATGATCGGAATGGGAATCGAAACCAGTTGCGACGAAACTTCCATCGGAATCGTCCGCGACGGGAAAGAATTGCTTAGCCTCAGAATCTTTAGTCAAATCGATATGCACAAACCCTACGGGGGAATCGTGCCCGAGATTGCTTCTCGCGCGCATCTCGAAAAGATCAATCTTCTTCTCGAAGAAGCGATTGCAGAAGCACAGATTTCCTTCGAAGACCTTTCTTATGTGGCAGTCACTTCCTCACCTGGACTGACCGGATCTCTCATGGTCGGAGCTCAGATGGCTCGATGCATTCATATGGTTTACGGAACCCCGATCTTGCCGGTCTGTCATCTTCAGTCACACTTTGCGGTCCTCCATTTGGAGGGAGTTCCCACAGAATTCCCCGTACTCGGACTTTTGCTTTCCGGAGGAAATTCGGCCATTTATACGCTGAAAGAATTTGGTAGAATGGAACTTGTCGGAGATACGATGGACGATGCTTTGGGAGAGGCCTTTGATAAGGTAGCCGGGCTTTTGGATCTTCCGTATCCGGGCGGACCTTATATCGAAACAAAGGCGAATGAATATTCTCCTTCGATCGATGAAAAACCGATTTTGCCGCCGCTTTTACGCAATCTTCCCCAGGATCAGGTATCTTTTTCTTTTAGCGGCCTAAAAACGGCGGTGATGGTACTTTTAGAAAAACAAAAAGAAATTTCCAAAGAACAGGTTTGTTGGAATTTTCAAAACTCGGCCTTTGATCTAGTGGAGAGAAACCTAAAACGAGCGATAGCCAAAACGGGAATTCGTCGGGTTTTCGCAGCCGGAGGAGTGTTGGCCAATTCCACTCTTCAGAAACGATTGCAGTCCTGGGCGAAAATGAATTCTGTGGAACTTTTCAGTCCAAAGAAAAAAATTTATTGTACGGACAACGGTGCAATGGTCGCTACTCTCGGATACTATTTGTTCCGGAAAGGTTACAAAAGAGATATCGATTTTACAGTCAGTCCATCCAGACAGGAGATCTTTTCATGA
- a CDS encoding efflux RND transporter periplasmic adaptor subunit, whose protein sequence is MINILNRYKTAIVLLAILGAGYFGYKKFFSKRTEDKKPVVVNKSRFTVSEEILKRHPLTLVALKEVSPVEEVALPGRISYDPESMARAGSTVEARIKKVLVREGDRVSQGSPLAILSSVMLGEVEASYVKARASLEALKLQADRAKELFDMKVTSAKDYEFANMQYKTARTEVETTRIKLENYGLTPTEISGIERGVYVSSNLVLRSPINGEVTERKAVQGQQVTRNEDLFTIANLTNLMVLLEVYEKDIGSISEGADAMIYPLGNENSPGIRGEVAYVGTVLDNIKRTAKIRIMVSNRNGKLKPGQSVTAKVKGIVASTGSEIRRTVPIEAVHEIEGKSIVFLQNDDGSFEATEVLIGDTVGDEVIVKSGIREGAQVVSRGSFILKSEYLKL, encoded by the coding sequence ATGATCAATATCTTAAATCGTTATAAAACCGCAATCGTCCTTCTTGCAATTTTGGGAGCGGGTTATTTCGGTTATAAAAAATTCTTCTCCAAAAGAACCGAGGATAAGAAACCCGTCGTCGTCAATAAAAGTAGATTTACCGTTTCAGAAGAAATTCTAAAACGTCATCCACTTACATTAGTCGCCCTTAAAGAGGTTTCTCCGGTGGAAGAAGTTGCTCTTCCGGGAAGGATTTCCTATGATCCGGAAAGTATGGCACGCGCCGGTTCCACTGTCGAGGCGAGAATCAAAAAGGTTCTCGTGAGAGAAGGGGATCGTGTCAGTCAAGGATCTCCTCTGGCAATTTTATCCTCCGTGATGCTCGGAGAGGTCGAAGCCTCTTATGTAAAAGCAAGGGCCAGTCTTGAGGCTTTGAAATTACAAGCGGATCGTGCGAAAGAACTTTTTGATATGAAGGTTACCTCCGCGAAAGATTACGAATTTGCAAATATGCAGTATAAAACCGCACGAACGGAAGTGGAAACCACGCGGATCAAACTCGAAAACTACGGACTTACTCCTACAGAAATTTCAGGGATTGAAAGAGGTGTTTACGTCTCTTCCAACCTGGTTCTTCGGAGCCCCATTAACGGAGAAGTGACCGAAAGAAAAGCGGTACAAGGACAGCAGGTCACAAGAAACGAAGATTTATTCACGATTGCAAATCTTACCAATCTTATGGTTCTTTTGGAAGTGTATGAGAAAGATATCGGTTCCATTTCGGAAGGCGCGGATGCCATGATCTATCCTCTTGGAAACGAAAACTCCCCCGGCATCCGCGGAGAGGTTGCTTACGTCGGAACCGTATTAGATAATATCAAAAGAACCGCAAAGATCCGGATCATGGTTTCGAACCGAAATGGAAAATTAAAACCGGGACAATCCGTTACGGCAAAGGTAAAAGGTATCGTGGCCAGCACCGGTTCTGAAATCCGGCGTACGGTCCCGATCGAGGCAGTGCACGAGATCGAGGGAAAGTCGATCGTATTTTTGCAGAATGATGATGGAAGTTTTGAAGCCACAGAAGTCCTGATCGGAGATACGGTCGGGGATGAAGTGATCGTCAAGTCCGGAATCCGAGAAGGTGCGCAGGTCGTTTCCAGGGGATCTTTTATTCTCAAAAGTGAATATCTCAAACTATAA
- a CDS encoding S41 family peptidase produces MKSKERLIWIGVVSFLSFALILPTGTVKGISKAGESYLQIFHEVLSYIQTDYVESVDEEKLYQGAIRGLIASLGDPHSRFMDKDDFSQLQEETRGSFGGLGMEVSFADGAIVVISPIEGTPAMKAGILPQDRIVEIDGKKTNDLSLSDSIKLMRGKVGTSVNIKVERKHQKEPMNLTLVREMIKIRYVRSSYLEKEKLGYIKLNQFMGKDSTLAEFKKELLSLKDKGAEGLIVDLRMNPGGLLDLAISLSDLFLKPDLDIVSVRGRGGELVRVFRSTSANDKVTHLPLVVLINEGSASASEIFAGAIQDHARGKILGTVSFGKGSVQNIYPLSHNTGIALTIQKYYTPSGKSIHGKGIQPDLVVKSVEPTEDDRFYIRKMAEKKLLETFLVKNSNYSEANFLLFEKFLTEKGIKLSTDVARFLYKTKSNQDSKNSILDLELDPQLRKAVEILTMKEGEKKSPN; encoded by the coding sequence ATGAAAAGTAAAGAAAGATTGATTTGGATTGGAGTCGTTTCCTTTCTCAGCTTCGCACTCATTCTTCCCACGGGAACCGTAAAAGGAATTTCTAAAGCGGGGGAATCTTATCTCCAAATTTTTCACGAAGTATTATCCTATATCCAAACGGACTATGTGGAATCCGTAGACGAAGAAAAACTCTACCAAGGGGCGATTCGAGGATTGATCGCTTCTCTCGGAGATCCGCATTCCCGGTTTATGGACAAGGACGATTTCTCGCAGCTTCAGGAAGAAACCAGAGGCAGTTTTGGCGGATTGGGGATGGAAGTTTCCTTCGCAGACGGGGCCATCGTGGTTATATCTCCGATCGAAGGCACTCCCGCGATGAAGGCGGGAATTCTCCCTCAGGATCGGATCGTAGAGATTGACGGCAAAAAAACAAACGACTTGTCTTTATCCGATTCCATCAAGCTGATGCGCGGAAAAGTCGGAACTTCCGTAAACATCAAGGTGGAAAGAAAACATCAAAAAGAACCGATGAATCTGACTCTTGTGAGAGAGATGATCAAGATCCGTTATGTGCGCTCTTCCTATCTGGAAAAAGAAAAGTTAGGATACATCAAACTCAATCAGTTTATGGGGAAGGACAGCACCCTTGCCGAGTTTAAAAAAGAATTACTTTCACTCAAGGACAAAGGCGCCGAAGGGTTGATCGTAGATCTAAGAATGAATCCCGGTGGACTCTTGGATCTTGCGATTTCGCTTTCCGACTTATTCTTAAAACCGGATTTGGATATAGTATCCGTAAGAGGAAGGGGTGGGGAATTGGTCCGAGTATTCCGTTCCACATCCGCCAATGATAAGGTGACCCATCTTCCTCTTGTCGTACTCATCAACGAAGGATCCGCGAGCGCTTCCGAAATTTTTGCGGGGGCGATCCAGGATCACGCGAGAGGAAAGATTTTAGGAACCGTATCCTTTGGAAAGGGTTCCGTACAAAATATCTATCCCCTTTCGCATAACACCGGCATTGCATTGACGATTCAGAAATACTATACTCCGAGCGGAAAGTCCATTCATGGAAAGGGAATTCAACCGGACCTCGTAGTAAAATCCGTGGAACCGACTGAAGACGATCGCTTTTATATTCGAAAGATGGCCGAAAAAAAATTGCTCGAAACGTTTCTTGTAAAAAATTCGAATTACTCGGAAGCCAATTTCCTTCTTTTTGAAAAGTTCCTGACTGAAAAGGGAATCAAACTTTCCACGGACGTGGCGCGTTTTCTCTATAAGACAAAGAGCAATCAGGACTCGAAAAACTCGATTCTAGATTTGGAATTGGATCCTCAGTTGCGAAAAGCGGTTGAAATTCTCACTATGAAAGAGGGAGAGAAAAAATCGCCAAACTAA